The following proteins come from a genomic window of Amaranthus tricolor cultivar Red isolate AtriRed21 chromosome 14, ASM2621246v1, whole genome shotgun sequence:
- the LOC130799453 gene encoding secreted RxLR effector protein 161-like: MDQCKEVNTPMSTTLSLDQDINGKSVDQKTYRGMIGSLLYLTASRPDIMFSVCLCARFQANPKESHLTAVKRIFRYLYGTKDFGLWYPSCGNFSLIGFSDADYAGYKVDRKSTSGSCQFLGNSLISWYSKKQNSVALSTAEAEYIAAGACCSQILWIAQQLRDLGIDFKGIPIRCDNTSAICITKNPVQHSRTKHIEVRHHFIRDHVEKGNISLSFISTENQLADIFTKPLSADRFAYIRMELGMLNDVA, translated from the coding sequence atggatcaatgtaaagaagttaatacgcctatgagtacaacactaagtttggaccaagatataaatggtaagagtgttgatcaaaagacttatagaggtatgattggttctttattgtatttaactgctagtcgtcctgatatcatgtttagtgtttgcttatgtgctcgttttcaagctaacccaaaagaatctcacttaacagcagttaagagaatctttagatatttatatgggactaaagactttggtctatggtaccctagctgtggaaattttagtttgattggtttttcagatgctgattatgctggatataaagttgatagaaaaagcacctcaggatcgtgtcagttcttaggaaattcattgatctcttggtattctaaaaagcaaaattcagttgctttatctacagctgaagctgaatacatagctgccggtgcatgttgctctcaaattttatggattgctcaacaacttagagaccttggaattgatttcaaaggcataccaataagatgtgataatacaagtgcaatttgtattacaaagaatcctgtgcaacattctcgtacaaaacacattgaggtacgtcaccattttataagggatcatgttgaaaaaggtaatatttctttatcttttatatctactgaaaatcaattagcggatatatttacaaaacctttaagtgctgatcgttttgcttatatacgtatggaacttggcatgctaaatgacgttgcataa
- the LOC130799455 gene encoding secreted RxLR effector protein 161-like has product MDQCKEVNTPMSTTLSLDQDINGKSVDQKTYRGMIGSLLYLTASRPDIMFSVCLCARFQANPKESHLTAVKRIFRYLYGTKDFGLWYPSCGNFSLIGFSDADYAGYKVDRKSISGSCQFLGNSLISWYSKKQNSVALSTAEAEYIAAGACCSQILWIAQQLRDLGIDFKGIPIRCDNTSAICITKNPVQDSRTKHIEVRHHFIRDHVEKGNISLSFISTENQLADIFTKPLSADRFAYIRMELGMLNDVA; this is encoded by the coding sequence atggatcaatgtaaagaagttaatacgcctatgagtacaacactaagtttggaccaagatataaatggtaagagtgttgatcaaaagacttatagaggtatgattggttctttattgtatttaactgctagtcgtcctgatatcatgtttagtgtttgcttatgtgctcgttttcaagctaacccaaaagaatctcacttaacagcagttaagagaatctttagatatttatatgggactaaagactttggtctatggtaccctagctgtggaaattttagtttgattggtttttcagatgctgattatgctggatataaagttgatagaaaaagcatctcaggatcgtgtcagttcttaggaaattcattgatctcttggtattctaaaaagcaaaattcagttgctttatctacagctgaagctgaatacatagctgccggtgcatgttgctctcaaattttatggattgctcaacaacttagagaccttggaattgatttcaaaggcataccaataagatgtgataatacaagtgcaatttgtattacaaagaatcctgtgcaagattctcgtacaaaacacattgaggtacgtcaccattttataagggatcatgttgaaaaaggtaatatttctttatcttttatatctactgaaaatcaattagcggatatatttacaaaacctttaagtgctgatcgttttgcttatatacgtatggaacttggcatgctaaatgacgttgcataa